The Manis javanica isolate MJ-LG chromosome 4, MJ_LKY, whole genome shotgun sequence genome contains a region encoding:
- the LOC108393698 gene encoding uncharacterized protein yields MPMLTSGARGEQGESRLEGSGPPGVSGILKRQRGRCSWLVAPGTLLPRPRRRLPSRPLRGLRAGTQLTPQPRSPPLRLPGRAPSRLQRRPALSWASGSQRPPAPGLGAAAAARQPTRRPQPRCDAGRRARELPSLPRPPHARHWPTRAAAHRWGLSRDAGKTHPLLAGGAAPASETPTWRLRLGNRRRRRPPHPNPRPETRGFPALSVRSTAAAPPRASDLFCVPTTEDKRTDAKSEIPFCSISQESEGLSMVFAKQLLWRLSIRATQS; encoded by the exons ATGCCCA TGCTAACTTCGGGGGCTCGGGGGGAGCAAGGGGAGAGCAGGCTAGAAGGGTCAGGCCCTCCTGGGGTCTCCGGGATTTTGAAG CGACAGCGGGGCCGCTGCTCATGGCTTGTGGCGCCCGGAACACTGCTGCCGCGGCCACGGCGGCGCCTTCCTTCTAGACCTCTTCGCGGGCTCCGAGCCGGGACGCAGCTAACGCCCCAGCCCCGCAGCCCTCCCCTCCGCCTCCCCGGCCGCGCACCGAGCCGCCTCCAGCGCCGCCCCGCGCTCAGCTGGGCCAGCGGCAGCCAGCGCCCCCCAGCGCCCGGACtcggggccgccgccgccgcccgccagCCCACTCGGCGGCCCCAGCCCCGCTGTGACGCAGGCCGCCGTGCCCGGGAACTTCCTTCCCTGCCGAGACCACCCCACGCCCGGCACTGGCCGACCAGGGCTGCCGCCCACCGCTGGGGACTTTCACGGGACGCGGGGAAAACTCATCCTCTGCTTGCCGGAGGGGCCGCTCCGGCCTCTGAAACGCCCACCTGGCGGCTCCGCCTGGGGAATCGGCGGCGTCGAAGACCCCCCCATCCCAACCCGCGCCCCGAAACCCGAGGCTTCCCCGCGCTCAGCGTCCGCTCCACTGCCGCAGCTCCTCCCCGGG CCTCAGATCTGTTCTGTGTGCCGACCACTGAAGACAAACGGACAGATGCCAAGAGCGAGATACCCTTCTGCAGCATTTCACAAGAAAGTGAGGGACTCAGCATGGTCTTTGCCAAACAACTTCTGTGGAGATTG AGCATCAGAGCAACTCAGAGCTAG